gttcgtggaagtgaaagcaagaaggttgtcactcttgggttcttggaaccgtaGACggatctaggcctttgtggcgatttcttgggagcctccaattaagttgtggatgcgtgtcccaagctttgtgtaagacccggtttccgcctcgaaggaaatcccttagtggaaccgtgacctaggcctttgtggcgagggtcatcggagaataaggtgaggcgccttcgtggcgctcggtgtgtggtgtgactcccccatcttggggtgaggcctttgtggcgttgttgtgcatcgagcaaccacacctcaagctgAGAccatttgtggcgttcgggagagcTAAGCCACCACACCTCTCAAACGGAGATGAGCACTTGCaaaagtgtgaacttcgggataaatcatcatCTCCGGCAtgtctcggttatctctatacccgagctctttacttatgcactttactttgtgatagccatcatgcttggatttatatatcttgctatcacatagttgcttgtattacttagcataagttattggtgcacataggtgaaccatagtatataggctttggacttgacaaagtaaacgctagttttattccgcatttgttaagcccatctcgtaaaagttttaaaacgcctattcacctcCCCTCTAGGCAACATCCATCTCTTTTCATCCGGATAACATGCTGTCTAGGGATTACTTTAGAGGCGGTTCATAAACATAACCGACTGGAAAGACAAAAATTATAGAAGCGGTTGCAAGTTCCTAGGAATATACGCTTGTCTGAGGCTATTTTGGGGAGCCTATTTCATAACGACTGTAATCTGGCTTAACAAGCCGTATCTAAGTAGCGAGTTTGTACCAGTGGCTATTCACAGATTCAAGGTTTAATGTCAAAACATTTTGCTGAAATACTAGCACTAGCAATAACCTCTAATTTTTTAATTAATGTACAATACTAAAAAAATGGCAAGAGGTTTGGCTCGCCGTTATTTCACAATTTCAGGCATCAAAATCTACTTTTGGTTAGGTGCGTAAACGGATATGATAATTTTGGAAGCGAATCCATTTCTGCAGTTTGGTTTACCTGAATTTTAATCCGCAAACAGGTGAATTGGTACGGGGTAGCAGAAGAAACAGGAGGCGATGTTGAGGCGCCTCTAAAACCTATGCAGGGTTTTGTCGCTCTCGCCAGCGATACTACCAgtcctctccgcctccagtggccTTGGGAccttggaggtgtggcggactgtggcctctcgccggcgggatgaTTTCAGTTCCTAGTTTAGTTAGTTTCTAGTGTCTTCTTCAGGATGGTGAGACGGTGGCTACATCttgaagtcagaataaggtcATTCCTGCCCTATCTTCGCTCTGGTGGCACGTCTAGTGCTAGCGGAGGACGCGTGGAATCGTGTGTTTGGCAGATCTTTTGAGATCCGGTAGGAGTTTTCGTGTTCGCTTGTGCAGTTTTAGGTCAGTATCTTCCGATCTATGGTTGTTGTCATTAGCGATGGTTATTGCTCTGGTTTGTTTCTTTGGGGCTTAGCACGATGATTTTATGTTTGTCtcctacaacaagctctactacacATGATTTGCCTaactccggtgatggaggggcgaggatgGCGGCGCACCTTTGGCTGGCGTTAGTGTTTGTGGTCTTCGCTAGGTGGTCCAATGACCTATTTATAATTTCTACTGTTTTGGGGCCTCTTTGATGATCATCGAGATTAATTTGCTTGATTTTGGTATACCCTCCATAGTTCATTTGATTGAAATTTGTATAAGGGTATGCACAATTGTAAAGAAGACATGTCTTTTGTTATCCCTCCAGGTAATCTTAGCCCTCCACGTAACGTAAGGAAACAAGCGATATAAGTAATATAATGCATTATCTATTGTTGTCATCTCTAACAACTAATGAGAGTTAATTAAATTTTAGTAAGAAAATTATGTTGCTAAGAAAAAGTATGATGCAATAGagaaaatagtttctcttgttttTTCAAGAGCTCATCTTTTAACTAAGTGAAGACAAcatttcatttcttcattctctgTCGCCTACTAGTAAGAAAAAATCCAACCTGAGTGTAAATGCCCTAACTCAGTTAGTCAGCTGCGGAGTTAAAGCATGCCATGCGCTACAGCAGAAATGCCAAATCTAGCTTGTCAAGCTGAAAACTAGCATAAACGGGCACCATGCACGCATGGACGGGTCAACAAAACATAGCGGCTAATTAAATCGTGAGAGCGACCGAGCTATCATCAGCACAGTAAAGATAATACGAGCTGCAGGGCGGCTAAACGCCCAGTGAGCTAATTTGTTTTTCTTGATGAAAAGAAATGAGCTCGCCATGTGACACGGATATAAGTGCAGGCGTGCAGGGCAGCTAGCTAGCACTCATGCTACAAGTGTAGAACAACATACTACCTCTCTCTGCCATTACGAACCACCACCCACCACCATTCCCACGCGAGGTCGGAGCAAGCTCCAGGAGCCATGGCAGGCGCTTCGGCCACGGGAGCCCGCAAGGGCGGCATCAAGGCCTACCGGAAGCTCCGCGGCTACGACCGCCTCGACGCCGCCGACGCGCAGCGCCGCCCGCCCCTCGCCACGGCCGAGCTCGGCGCTGGAGGCACCGGGGCCGTggcagcgacggcgacggcgagccggcGCCGGGGGTGGCGCGTGCGTCGGCGCGGGCTCGGGCTCGGGCGGCGGATCCTGCGCGCGCTGTCGCCGCGGCGGTGGCTGGTGCGGCTCCGCGACGCCTACGTGAACGCCATGCTCCGGctggcctcctccgccgccgtcggCTACGGCTCCGCGCCCTACTGCGTGGCCGGCGCCGACCCCTTCGCGCGCCCGCGCCCGCCCAAGGAGTACGAGGACAAGGTGCTCGTCGAGATGTACCGCTCCATCCTCGCGCGCGGCGGGGTCATCCCCATCTCCGCCGACACCTCGCTCGTCATCGGCGCCGCACGGCTGCCGGCCCCAGCCCCGGCTCCGGCGGCCGCGGTGGCCTGACCGCGGACCGATCCGTGCAGCAGAGGCTAGCTCGTCACGCCATTTGCCCCCTTTGTCTCGCGGTGCAGGACTTGTGATGTGGTACTCCTTAATTGTACTAGCACAAAAACTGATCTTCACACACGACTGCTGTCGATCCTGCTGTTACTGAAGTTCTGTACCGTAGCACTCTTGATGCAATTTGCAAAGTGATATGCTTACAGGTTTGATCTTGCACTGGTATATAGGTTGTGTAAGAATAACGAGAATTACCTGGCTCTACTGCATGTAAAGTACTATGCAGGAATTTGCATAATTGTATGGATAAGTTCAATCCCGTGGAAATACGGAAGACAAAGCTGTGGCTGAATTATTAGTTAGTAGAATTATTAGTGTTTAAGAATCAGGACCCGGAGATTGCTCAACTTTTAGCTTACAGAATTCATGTTGATGGTACCATACAGACTGTCTGGGCAGCCGATATTTAAGTCAGTAGATTCCCCAAAAACATGTTTGCGTGAGCTGGGTATGCTAGCCGCGCCCTCGTGGActttctccacttagccatttcctTATATGTGCATGGCTCAAGGTTTCTTGTGTGATTAGAACATAGTCATGTCTCTCAAAGCGCGCCAGATTGAACATTTGGAGATGTGTTTTATTCGTGTCGCGTTTGGGGACGTCGCTCGccaaccgcgtcccccaaacaccgcccccaaacattttttTAAAGTTTTTTTTAACACACAACCTTTTATCAAAAATAGCATAGGAATAGATATGTTTGTggagattgttttcaaattaaaattcaacaaacaataaaacaactaaacaaatataataaatagggctagatcaaGGTGTTGCAGCATtttctttgatcctccacaaatgctcaacgagatcagcttgaagttcatCATGAACATTGATGTCACGGATCTCTACATGCATGGCGAGGAAATCAGCGAAATCTACAGGcacctcatgatcaacctccgcaagcgggccctcacactcatagggaccatgtaacaccccaaaattttaaaacaaagaaaaaTCAATGTCCATTTATCCAATTTttagggttaacaaaaacttgcCTATTTCGAAATCTTTCTATTATGATCATGCATGTATGTTGTGCTTTTGCCATGCTTGTTGTGTGAAATGCTTGAAAAggttcctaaaccctaaaccttgctctttggagtcaaaaagaaacaaagaaaaagaaaaaataaaataaaagaaaagaaaaagcatGTGTGAGTTTATAGCCATATTTGCAAAtcttggcctatgccattttttacTTTGTGTAAATGGTTTGAAAACATTAATGAACCCAAAACAATACCTTTTGTGTCAAAGAAAATCAAAACAaagcaaaagaaaatgaaaaaaaccgaacacatgtgataatggtcacttgtgctATTTTTAACATGTTACCCACTTTGGACCCCTGTGGTTATTTATTTCTAAACCAAACTTTCTCATCTCTTTGCTCCTCATCCAAGAACACATCAAGGTGATCACTTTGGAGCTTGCCAACCTTACAGAAGTATTTTCAAATTCTTATAAAttgcatccaaagttgcaactttgaatAGATTTAAGATCACCCCAATTTTGATTTTCATCAAACCAACTCCActttgcaaaccaacaccacccAGAGGTGCTAACCATTATTAGAATCACACCCAAGaaaaagtttggcaaaattcaaaataaatattcaTGCGGCCATTCTGTCGAGCACTTGGTGGGCACTAATCTGAATTGATCATACACTCTTATATCCAGAGGATCTTAGCCTAAACCCTAGCTACCCTGGTCACCCTCAACTCCCTCTTGCACCCCTTGAGCAATGCCAAGCACTTGTACCATTGTACCTTGATGATTTTTAcgaagacatggccatgccgaggTGATCATGCCACCCACCATGCCATCATCCTCTCCTCTCACTTCTAGCTCACCTCACCTTGTCCTTGAGCCTCCCCTCTCTCTTCTGAACCTACTGATGCAAGCCCTAGGCCGAGGAGACGCGTGCAACGGCCAGCAAAGGACGTGCCCCTGTCAGCcacgacgcgccagagcgtgcactggcacaCCCCTGGACACGATGGTGCACGGCTTCGCCTCGTCCCTGGTGACCTCCTCTCGCCCTCTCCTTTCTCCCACGCGCTCAGCACGTCACCAGCTACCTCCCAGACATGCTCACCTGCCCGCGCAAGccctgtcgtcgtcgtcctcgtcgacgTCGTCCGCCGCAGTACCACCAGACGCGTCACGTTCCCCGCCGCGTTGGACCACCATTTT
This Lolium perenne isolate Kyuss_39 chromosome 1, Kyuss_2.0, whole genome shotgun sequence DNA region includes the following protein-coding sequences:
- the LOC127317646 gene encoding uncharacterized protein, with translation MAGASATGARKGGIKAYRKLRGYDRLDAADAQRRPPLATAELGAGGTGAVAATATASRRRGWRVRRRGLGLGRRILRALSPRRWLVRLRDAYVNAMLRLASSAAVGYGSAPYCVAGADPFARPRPPKEYEDKVLVEMYRSILARGGVIPISADTSLVIGAARLPAPAPAPAAAVA